In Candidatus Bathyarchaeota archaeon, one DNA window encodes the following:
- a CDS encoding twin-arginine translocase TatA/TatE family subunit, whose product MPFGRTGPSELIIILFIILLLFGGKKLPELARSMGSAVREYTDATREPAKYVKAKVKDKDDEDRDAILEAAKKLGIETEGRSVSEIAQDIVKSTDKKEA is encoded by the coding sequence ATGCCGTTTGGTAGGACTGGACCCTCGGAGCTAATTATTATCCTTTTCATTATTCTCCTGCTCTTTGGCGGGAAGAAGCTCCCCGAGCTGGCCCGCTCTATGGGCTCTGCGGTGAGAGAGTATACAGACGCCACTAGGGAGCCCGCAAAGTATGTCAAGGCAAAAGTTAAGGACAAGGACGATGAGGACCGTGATGCGATTCTCGAGGCGGCCAAGAAGCTGGGCATCGAGACGGAAGGCAGGAGCGTCTCCGAGATCGCTCAGGACATCGTGAAATCTACTGATAAAAAGGAGGCTTAG
- a CDS encoding NADH-quinone oxidoreductase subunit NuoD: MSEPVITPDIMRISWGPQHPMSGQTRLILDLDGEKIHKITADLGFTHRGIEKTLENRTFLKGIVPIERMAMIDTPNIGIGYVMATEEVLGIDVPERANWIRSLVCEMSRISSHLYAFGLQVEATGFFPAVFLWTTADRVLLLDLLEELTGARFSYNFFLPGGVMKDIPEGFTNRIIEIVNYLRRRFTDYWAAMVENEIFEKRCKGVGVLTPKDAIRLGACGPVVRGSGLPIDVRKDEPYAAYGDLDFDIVTESACDVMARTKVRFREIGESLKIMEQIANEIPGGPIRTRFPLFTRSRPGESYSRVETSRGEMGIHMLTNVGMNPYRVKINSPSLRHMYVFERLCELDRMTMADVPVVVNSLDIWYLDVDR; the protein is encoded by the coding sequence GTGAGCGAGCCTGTTATTACTCCCGACATCATGCGGATAAGCTGGGGGCCTCAGCACCCCATGAGTGGCCAGACCCGGCTCATTCTTGATCTAGATGGGGAAAAGATCCACAAGATTACCGCTGACCTAGGCTTTACCCACAGGGGTATAGAAAAGACTCTGGAAAACCGGACCTTCCTTAAAGGAATCGTTCCTATCGAAAGGATGGCGATGATCGATACTCCGAACATCGGCATCGGATATGTCATGGCAACCGAGGAAGTCCTCGGCATTGATGTCCCTGAGAGGGCCAACTGGATCAGGAGTCTCGTCTGCGAGATGTCCCGGATCAGCAGTCACCTTTATGCCTTTGGATTACAGGTCGAAGCTACGGGGTTCTTCCCTGCAGTCTTCCTCTGGACCACCGCGGACAGGGTTCTCTTACTGGACCTCTTAGAGGAGCTCACGGGGGCTCGTTTCAGCTATAACTTTTTCCTCCCTGGTGGAGTGATGAAGGATATCCCAGAGGGATTTACTAACAGAATTATAGAGATCGTCAATTATCTCAGGAGACGATTCACTGACTACTGGGCTGCGATGGTTGAGAACGAGATCTTTGAGAAACGTTGCAAAGGCGTCGGCGTATTGACGCCTAAAGATGCGATCCGATTAGGAGCATGTGGTCCCGTTGTGAGGGGATCGGGTTTACCTATTGACGTTAGGAAGGATGAACCATATGCGGCCTACGGAGACCTAGATTTTGATATTGTCACCGAGTCCGCGTGTGACGTCATGGCCAGGACTAAAGTAAGGTTCCGGGAGATCGGTGAGTCCTTAAAAATTATGGAGCAGATCGCCAATGAGATCCCGGGCGGCCCCATCCGGACCAGATTCCCCCTATTCACACGTTCCCGGCCGGGGGAATCCTATAGTAGGGTTGAGACAAGCCGGGGAGAGATGGGGATCCACATGTTAACCAATGTTGGTATGAATCCCTATAGGGTTAAGATCAACTCCCCGTCTTTGAGACATATGTATGTATTTGAAAGACTGTGTGAGCTGGACCGGATGACCATGGCCGATGTCCCGGTCGTGGTAAACTCGCTTGATATTTGGTACCTAGACGTGGATAGGTGA
- the nuoB gene encoding NADH-quinone oxidoreductase subunit NuoB, with amino-acid sequence MTEDSIELKRALDWVPGSGSVYNIVDYLAGWARKYSIWPIHLVTGCCGPEFMQTSGVEYDMERLGILPFASVRQCDCIMVVGVVSRKMAIRVKYLYEQMGEPKYVVSVGACPTGKGPFYDSYGAVKVDEYVPVDIYIPGCPPRPEAIIHGMMLLQEKIKNEKRIGVKVE; translated from the coding sequence TTGACAGAAGATTCCATAGAGCTGAAGAGAGCTCTCGACTGGGTCCCTGGCTCCGGCAGTGTCTATAATATCGTCGATTATCTTGCCGGGTGGGCCCGAAAATACTCTATTTGGCCCATACATTTAGTGACTGGGTGTTGTGGTCCTGAGTTCATGCAGACCTCCGGGGTGGAGTATGACATGGAGCGGCTTGGAATCCTTCCCTTCGCTAGTGTCCGCCAGTGTGACTGCATTATGGTGGTCGGTGTTGTTTCCAGAAAAATGGCTATACGTGTAAAGTACCTTTACGAGCAGATGGGGGAACCAAAATATGTTGTCTCAGTTGGAGCTTGCCCAACGGGAAAGGGGCCTTTCTACGACTCCTATGGGGCCGTCAAAGTCGACGAGTACGTCCCAGTGGATATTTATATACCAGGATGTCCGCCGCGCCCTGAAGCCATAATCCACGGAATGATGCTCCTCCAAGAGAAGATCAAGAACGAAAAGAGGATCGGTGTCAAGGTTGAATGA
- a CDS encoding NADH-quinone oxidoreductase subunit C, giving the protein MSRLNEAELVDAILTSYSESIKSASVLRTRRVSVVVKKETILELAEALRDEYGFKTPSGAGGVDYNRENRMQMVYYLFNPDTKITLTYKVDLPRDNPSLPSLTGVWEAMSFHEREAHEMFGIEFEGHENMIPLLISPDWRGGYPLRKDFTGEAPAE; this is encoded by the coding sequence GTGTCAAGGTTGAATGAGGCGGAGCTCGTTGATGCGATATTAACCTCCTATTCTGAGAGCATCAAGTCGGCTTCTGTTCTCCGGACCAGAAGGGTATCTGTTGTCGTAAAGAAGGAGACGATCTTGGAACTGGCTGAGGCTCTGAGGGATGAATATGGCTTTAAAACTCCCTCCGGCGCAGGAGGAGTAGACTACAACAGGGAGAACCGGATGCAGATGGTTTACTACCTGTTTAACCCAGATACTAAGATCACACTAACCTACAAGGTTGACCTACCCAGAGACAACCCGAGTCTCCCTAGCCTTACAGGGGTTTGGGAGGCGATGAGTTTCCATGAGAGAGAGGCCCACGAGATGTTTGGCATAGAGTTCGAGGGCCACGAAAATATGATTCCTCTCCTAATCTCCCCAGATTGGAGAGGGGGTTATCCGCTTAGGAAGGATTTCACGGGGGAGGCGCCTGCGGAGTGA
- the ndhC gene encoding NADH-quinone oxidoreductase subunit A, with amino-acid sequence MLYLGDHVAFWIFTITEIGFLVSSIVLAWVIGPKQPNKIKATIFECGQDPIGAAKDYKILGITRYFGYAVVFFALDAFAWVTLTAAMSINFTFDTIAIVSVYVFIILVGVGYFLSELKKLVR; translated from the coding sequence ATGTTATATTTAGGTGATCATGTTGCGTTTTGGATCTTCACAATCACTGAGATCGGGTTTCTTGTCTCTTCCATAGTACTCGCCTGGGTGATAGGTCCAAAGCAACCTAACAAGATTAAGGCAACGATTTTTGAATGCGGACAGGACCCAATTGGAGCTGCAAAGGACTATAAGATTCTCGGGATAACCCGATACTTTGGGTACGCCGTGGTCTTCTTTGCTCTAGACGCCTTCGCCTGGGTGACCTTGACCGCTGCGATGTCCATAAACTTCACCTTTGATACGATTGCCATAGTCTCTGTATACGTATTTATAATCCTAGTAGGGGTCGGCTATTTCCTATCCGAGCTAAAGAAATTGGTGAGATGA
- a CDS encoding twin-arginine translocase subunit TatC, with protein MNINQKQSIWGHLEELATRLRRALTALAIVTFVIMSAPADLTRILKLNFSGYQPLISRVLEIIQDSLLPREVELIAFNWLDPFYIYFLVAFTIAFLVTLPYLSWELFKFVNPALYEFEKRGIFSFVFVVLLLFGVGATYAWCFLLPTTFNVLYNFVSQSRVLPIFAVKDFYDMVAFGILGSGSFYTFPVIIWLLVKADLLEVETLKNNRKGIFTGLLILTAILTPDPTPFTMLLMSVPFYILYELTIQILQRISPDPERKAIKKGLLASRRFLTQKKESKKIGTQTS; from the coding sequence ATGAACATCAACCAAAAGCAGTCCATCTGGGGTCATCTCGAGGAGCTAGCAACGCGCCTCCGGAGGGCCCTCACCGCTCTCGCCATAGTGACCTTCGTCATAATGTCGGCGCCCGCTGACCTAACGCGCATCCTTAAGCTAAACTTCTCTGGTTACCAACCTCTCATCAGCAGGGTCCTTGAGATCATTCAGGATTCCCTGCTTCCCAGGGAAGTTGAGCTCATCGCGTTTAACTGGCTCGACCCATTCTACATCTATTTCCTTGTCGCCTTTACTATCGCTTTTCTAGTCACTCTGCCCTACCTCTCCTGGGAACTTTTCAAGTTCGTCAACCCCGCCCTCTACGAATTCGAAAAGAGGGGGATTTTCTCGTTCGTCTTTGTCGTTTTACTCCTCTTTGGAGTGGGAGCCACCTATGCATGGTGCTTCCTCCTCCCCACGACGTTCAATGTGCTGTATAATTTTGTGAGTCAGAGCAGGGTTCTCCCAATCTTTGCGGTTAAGGATTTCTATGATATGGTGGCCTTCGGGATCCTAGGATCTGGGAGTTTCTACACTTTTCCCGTGATCATCTGGTTGCTAGTGAAGGCGGACCTCTTAGAGGTTGAGACTCTCAAGAATAACAGAAAGGGGATCTTTACGGGGCTCCTAATCCTTACAGCAATATTAACACCAGACCCTACTCCCTTCACCATGCTCCTGATGAGCGTCCCCTTCTATATTCTCTATGAGCTCACCATACAGATCCTCCAGAGGATCAGCCCGGACCCAGAGAGGAAGGCCATCAAAAAAGGGCTCCTGGCGTCAAGGAGGTTTTTGACCCAGAAAAAGGAGAGCAAGAAAATCGGCACACAGACGAGCTGA